In Leptospira sp. WS58.C1, a single genomic region encodes these proteins:
- a CDS encoding alpha/beta fold hydrolase, with translation MIAILKNRRGPFYLITTFFAIIFFAVFASSLAILFSLFLIAVLVLYPILLDWFSRLYGQEDIADELHFAKTKDGWNIALHRHIPPIPNSELAPVIVVHGIATNKYVIDLDKRHSLPYYLKLRGYEVFAVSLRGAGSSFHESRGGYEDFTFDDLVKYDVPAIISKVLSLTENKRVNWVGHSMGAMIFYSYLGIASKSEKERIASFVSLGGPGNLNHLGLSLIGLLSRFPRARKVLDLKFGASMLAPLAGEIYTPIDQILYNPKATRPRTVKKVMKNAVENISEGLIEQFMSWIETKKMSSLNGFYDYIDLQKEITVPSLFIAGANDAIATPDTVRSVYERAGTKIKKFHVISKEEGASDDYGHGCLILAEKAEDDVFPKVETFLREYGTSKKQSWFLKLKRKFRQKVRA, from the coding sequence GTGATCGCAATCCTAAAAAACAGAAGAGGCCCGTTTTATCTGATCACTACGTTTTTCGCGATCATATTTTTTGCGGTCTTCGCTTCTTCGCTTGCGATCCTATTTTCCTTATTTCTGATCGCCGTCCTGGTTTTATATCCTATTTTATTGGACTGGTTCTCTCGTCTATACGGTCAGGAAGATATTGCAGACGAACTTCATTTTGCAAAAACCAAAGATGGATGGAATATTGCATTACACAGACATATTCCTCCCATCCCGAATTCCGAACTTGCTCCGGTGATCGTTGTACATGGGATCGCTACGAACAAGTATGTGATCGATTTGGACAAAAGACATTCTCTTCCTTATTATCTAAAATTGAGAGGTTACGAGGTATTCGCCGTTTCTTTGAGAGGCGCGGGGAGTTCCTTCCATGAGAGTAGGGGAGGATACGAGGACTTCACGTTTGATGATTTAGTAAAATACGATGTTCCCGCGATCATCTCTAAGGTTCTTTCTTTGACGGAAAATAAACGTGTGAATTGGGTAGGCCATTCTATGGGTGCTATGATCTTCTATTCATACCTCGGGATCGCATCCAAATCCGAAAAAGAAAGGATCGCAAGTTTTGTTTCTCTGGGTGGTCCGGGGAATTTAAACCATTTAGGATTGAGTTTGATCGGTCTACTTTCTAGATTTCCTCGAGCTAGAAAAGTTTTGGATCTAAAGTTCGGGGCTTCTATGCTCGCTCCGCTTGCCGGGGAAATTTACACACCTATTGATCAGATACTGTATAATCCGAAAGCGACCCGTCCTAGGACCGTTAAAAAGGTAATGAAAAACGCGGTCGAAAATATCAGCGAAGGATTGATAGAACAATTCATGTCTTGGATAGAGACAAAGAAGATGAGTTCTCTAAACGGATTTTACGATTATATAGATCTTCAGAAAGAGATCACCGTTCCGAGTCTTTTTATTGCGGGTGCAAATGATGCAATCGCAACGCCTGACACTGTACGATCCGTATACGAAAGAGCAGGAACAAAGATAAAAAAATTTCACGTAATCTCTAAGGAAGAAGGAGCCAGCGACGATTATGGTCACGGCTGTTTGATCCTTGCGGAGAAGGCGGAAGACGATGTTTTCCCTAAGGTAGAAACTTTCCTAAGAGAATACGGGACCTCTAAAAAGCAGAGCTGGTTTTTGAAATTAAAAAGAAAATTCCGGCAAAAAGTGAGAGCCTAA
- a CDS encoding glycerol kinase 5, protein MAALKEKYILSIDSGGSGIRAIVFDKKGRIVSRQYEKTPPIISEPGALEHDPEKLWQALVSILKKTFKNKKFQAANMDSLGICNQRGSFLLWDKESGKPLTKLISWADVRAGKTSEEMNSNKIWKVIQFVSRILGAITGNPMMIATYMLKFTTDHASVRLKWVLDKNPELRKRAKKGEILFGTLDTWFVYKLTKGKEHVSDPSNATVTGMFNPFQLQWNAPLCGIFNIPTKIFPNVKDTSADFGVTDPSLFGIGIPIRAVVGDQMAALFGHACFEKGGVKISQGSGAFVDMNMGDKPKISKRGLFPLVAWRLGGKPTYMLEGYTGTVGTLIDWLGKGIGLSDTPKVLNELASQTNDTEGVIFVPTASGMRFPHFNPNAKASVFGLSLATHRRHVARAVLEGIALSLFDILEGIKKDTNVHVSSIMVDGGVSQSDILLQCLADFCNVEVKRAPEPDMTATGAAYLAGLGSGYWKNLEELSKLERGYKIFKPKMDPKFRESKLERWHRAVQSTLKID, encoded by the coding sequence ATGGCCGCCTTAAAAGAAAAATATATTCTTTCTATCGATAGTGGTGGAAGCGGGATCCGAGCTATCGTATTCGATAAGAAGGGCAGAATTGTTTCTCGCCAATATGAAAAAACTCCTCCGATCATAAGTGAACCTGGCGCATTGGAACATGACCCTGAAAAACTTTGGCAGGCACTTGTTTCCATTCTTAAAAAAACTTTTAAGAACAAAAAGTTCCAAGCTGCAAATATGGATTCACTCGGGATCTGCAACCAAAGAGGTTCTTTTCTCCTTTGGGATAAAGAAAGCGGAAAACCTTTAACAAAACTAATCAGTTGGGCGGACGTACGAGCGGGTAAAACTTCAGAGGAGATGAACTCCAATAAAATTTGGAAAGTGATCCAATTCGTTTCAAGGATCTTGGGGGCGATCACGGGCAATCCAATGATGATCGCAACTTATATGCTCAAGTTTACTACCGATCATGCCTCGGTCCGTTTGAAATGGGTACTTGATAAAAATCCTGAACTAAGAAAAAGAGCCAAGAAGGGAGAGATACTTTTCGGTACATTAGATACTTGGTTCGTATACAAACTTACAAAGGGAAAAGAACATGTGAGTGATCCTTCCAATGCTACGGTGACCGGTATGTTCAATCCTTTCCAATTACAGTGGAATGCTCCACTTTGCGGGATCTTCAATATCCCTACGAAAATTTTTCCGAATGTGAAAGATACGTCTGCTGATTTCGGAGTTACGGATCCTTCTCTATTCGGTATAGGGATCCCGATCAGGGCGGTGGTAGGAGATCAGATGGCGGCTCTATTCGGACACGCATGTTTTGAAAAGGGAGGAGTAAAAATTTCCCAAGGTTCGGGTGCGTTTGTGGACATGAATATGGGAGATAAACCTAAAATTTCCAAAAGAGGTTTATTTCCGTTGGTTGCATGGAGACTGGGCGGAAAACCTACGTATATGTTAGAGGGTTATACCGGAACTGTGGGGACTCTGATCGACTGGCTTGGGAAAGGGATCGGTCTTTCCGATACTCCGAAAGTGTTGAACGAACTCGCTTCTCAAACAAACGACACGGAAGGAGTGATCTTCGTTCCGACTGCCTCCGGGATGAGATTTCCTCATTTTAATCCGAATGCAAAGGCTTCCGTATTCGGGCTTTCTTTAGCAACTCACAGAAGACATGTGGCAAGAGCGGTACTCGAAGGAATCGCATTATCTTTATTTGATATATTAGAAGGGATCAAAAAGGACACGAATGTCCACGTAAGCTCCATCATGGTGGATGGAGGAGTCTCCCAGTCGGATATTCTTCTACAATGTCTTGCTGATTTCTGTAATGTGGAAGTAAAACGTGCACCGGAGCCGGATATGACCGCAACGGGTGCCGCTTATCTTGCCGGACTTGGTTCCGGTTATTGGAAAAATTTAGAGGAATTAAGTAAACTCGAAAGAGGTTATAAAATTTTCAAACCTAAGATGGATCCAAAATTCAGAGAATCGAAGTTGGAACGTTGGCATAGAGCGGTACAATCCACTCTGAAGATAGATTAG
- a CDS encoding host attachment protein produces the protein MKKKWVVVANRSEAKIFEYQGPTNGLKLVQMMENPEGRLRNSDLVTDAGQASRSDFGFFREPKKRVAAAFAGKLCDFMNLERKKDSFSNFILVSEPGFMGMILGKLDEKSRERIYHKMPKDIVHEKESNLMNHLKSVLVSQA, from the coding sequence ATGAAGAAAAAATGGGTGGTGGTTGCAAACCGAAGTGAGGCAAAAATTTTCGAATACCAAGGACCGACTAACGGTTTGAAGCTGGTGCAAATGATGGAAAATCCCGAAGGAAGACTGAGAAATTCGGATCTAGTTACGGACGCGGGTCAGGCTTCCAGGTCGGATTTTGGTTTTTTTCGCGAACCGAAAAAGAGAGTGGCTGCGGCTTTTGCCGGTAAACTTTGCGATTTTATGAACTTGGAAAGAAAGAAGGACTCTTTCTCTAATTTTATTTTGGTTTCCGAGCCGGGCTTTATGGGAATGATCCTAGGTAAATTGGACGAGAAGTCCAGGGAAAGGATCTATCATAAGATGCCTAAAGATATCGTGCATGAAAAAGAATCAAATTTGATGAATCATCTTAAGAGTGTGCTTGTAAGCCAAGCGTAA
- a CDS encoding HmuY family protein, translating to MKTLYSIFIILMATLTVFCGPSTGGDDGLAILAALEEGGGCIKAPGETTTTGSGTFTTVVNATASGCWVYINLKAGGVETTKSGSWDMRFKRFVMGTNSGTSGTGNGGSCRVGDGDPATDINDVTIGGCTIELDSIQSQTGGGGFGTATESASPSLWTWYNYNGTTHVLTPHPIGYLIQGSDGTSNFAVEITDYYDNAGTSGFPTFIWKEL from the coding sequence ATGAAAACTTTATATTCAATTTTCATTATTCTCATGGCGACTTTAACTGTTTTCTGCGGGCCTAGCACCGGAGGAGACGACGGTCTTGCGATTTTAGCCGCATTGGAAGAAGGCGGAGGATGTATCAAGGCTCCCGGCGAAACGACTACAACAGGTTCCGGGACTTTTACCACCGTAGTTAACGCAACTGCCAGCGGCTGTTGGGTATATATAAACCTAAAGGCAGGCGGAGTAGAGACTACCAAGTCCGGTAGCTGGGATATGAGATTCAAAAGGTTCGTAATGGGAACGAATAGCGGGACCAGTGGAACTGGAAACGGAGGCTCTTGTAGGGTCGGAGACGGTGATCCTGCAACCGATATCAATGACGTGACGATAGGCGGATGTACGATCGAACTCGATTCGATCCAATCTCAAACCGGTGGAGGCGGATTCGGAACGGCAACCGAAAGTGCCAGTCCTTCTTTATGGACCTGGTACAATTATAACGGCACCACTCATGTTCTTACCCCCCATCCAATCGGATATCTGATCCAAGGCTCGGATGGAACTAGCAACTTTGCCGTAGAGATCACCGACTATTACGACAATGCAGGCACAAGCGGATTTCCCACATTTATCTGGAAGGAACTTTGA